In one Shewanella loihica PV-4 genomic region, the following are encoded:
- a CDS encoding glycosyltransferase family 4 protein → MKLIYVVESSVPYGANKCLIEIIDRLDKDKHEVMVVGADEGALSSWLRERNVSYVSLNHRLSIYPVLNSRKDYLLWLPRLFRRVALNVIAMVKFFKICKRFKPDIVHTNVGPCSLGYFVATYLGIKHVWHVREYQDLDFGMSFFPNRKAFLKRLKRSDAVICITNSIAAHFHLTDNENLAVINDGVISDEKEIDIIQKENYFLFAGRLEAAKGIEEAIESFFEFCETDSSGISFYVAGDGNFNYLKKLKEKVSKSNFSNRVRFLGFRDDIFALMRMAKALVVASRCEGFGLITAEAMYQGTLVIGRDTGGTSEILKDSKGIHYGFLFNSIDELTKLMHEVVDLSPDEYTKMARSAQRRTLDKYTINRNFREISDVYNTLM, encoded by the coding sequence ATGAAATTAATTTATGTAGTTGAAAGCTCCGTACCATATGGAGCAAATAAATGTTTAATTGAAATTATTGATAGGTTAGATAAAGACAAACATGAGGTAATGGTTGTAGGCGCTGATGAAGGAGCTCTATCATCATGGCTTAGAGAGAGAAATGTTTCATATGTTTCTTTAAATCATCGATTATCAATATATCCAGTCTTAAATAGTAGGAAAGATTATCTGTTGTGGCTTCCGAGACTTTTTCGGAGAGTAGCATTAAACGTTATTGCGATGGTCAAGTTTTTTAAAATATGCAAGCGTTTTAAACCTGACATTGTGCATACTAATGTTGGGCCGTGTTCATTAGGCTATTTTGTAGCAACATATCTGGGAATAAAGCACGTTTGGCACGTCAGGGAATATCAAGATTTGGACTTTGGAATGTCATTCTTTCCAAATAGAAAAGCTTTCCTTAAGCGCCTTAAACGTTCAGATGCCGTTATATGTATTACTAATTCCATAGCTGCTCATTTTCATTTGACGGATAATGAAAACTTAGCCGTGATAAATGACGGCGTTATTTCAGATGAAAAAGAAATAGATATTATTCAGAAAGAAAATTATTTTCTTTTTGCTGGTAGGTTAGAGGCTGCAAAAGGTATAGAAGAGGCTATTGAATCATTTTTTGAGTTTTGCGAAACAGACTCATCCGGTATTAGCTTTTATGTCGCTGGTGACGGTAACTTTAATTACTTAAAAAAATTAAAGGAAAAGGTTTCAAAGAGTAATTTCAGTAATAGGGTTAGATTTTTAGGTTTCAGGGATGATATTTTTGCACTAATGCGAATGGCTAAGGCCCTGGTAGTAGCATCAAGGTGTGAGGGGTTTGGCTTGATAACGGCGGAGGCTATGTATCAAGGTACTTTAGTTATTGGACGCGATACTGGTGGAACCTCGGAGATATTAAAAGACAGTAAAGGGATTCATTACGGCTTTCTGTTTAATTCTATAGATGAACTCACGAAATTAATGCATGAGGTGGTTGATTTAAGTCCTGATGAGTATACAAAAATGGCTCGCTCAGCTCAAAGAAGAACTTTAGATAAATATACCATCAATAGAAATTTCCGTGAAATATCTGATGTGTATAATACCCTTATGTAA